Genomic window (Nymphaea colorata isolate Beijing-Zhang1983 chromosome 1, ASM883128v2, whole genome shotgun sequence):
CTGGCAAGAGAGATTTTCATCCGTCCAAATTACTACCCAAATTACTTTCACCTAAGAATAAGATTgtcttgacaaaaaaaaaaaagaagagccTACAGTAACTGCTTTTATTACGTCAGTATTGTAAAAAAGATGGGGTGAAAGGCTTGTCTTTTGTGTATacttgaaaaagaaacttttaatTGAATTGCTACGTGCTTTTCATCAAAATCGTTAAATAAGGGTTTAAAGAAGAGCATTAAATGCATGGCGCTAACAATGGGAGTGACTTCGGTGCACGAAGACATatacgcaaaaaaaaaaagaaaaggaaaaaagtagtAGTTGgggtattttgaaaaaaatgtttcttttagttttttttctattttttttggtttgttcttttatttttacaaaaggtgtaagttttctttttctattaatcaagggtattttggtcattaaacATAACAATGAGAGGAAAAAACCAAGCACTAGCGTATGCGTATAATCAGTTCCAGCTAACATGGGAAAACACGTTCCCGTGTTTTACCGAAGGGATATTTACTCACAAGGGAACTCTTCTGCATTTCACTTTTGCCTTAACAAGGGAAGGGTTCTTTCATTTTACTAtcaggggcattttggtcatttccaaCCCGTAGCACTTGGTCCcaagaaataaaaacattagCTGTGACTTTTTCTAATATTATCTGTCGAAATTGAATTCCAGTTTTACCCATTTAAGCGGCATATTAGAATTGGATATACAAGGAAGAAAGGCGTAAACTTAATTTAGGGTGCATTTGTGCTGAGGATCTCAGATCTGTACATGCATCTAAGATCGACATCCCTCTCATCTTGTCGGATTTCAAATCTGTAGAATGAGGCTATCAAAgttattgtcacaaaaaacgctgttttttttaaaaaaacgcgtatttaacGCTAAAAACAGTTCTGCCGTATAATACCTGTATTATtcccgttttttttaaaaaaatgtcaaaaaacaaaaaacgcgtataatacccatTTAATACtcgtataatacccgttttTTACCGttatttttccgttttttgccgtttttttattaattattattttttataatttttaagatgtattaaatgtttaattttttttaaaaatttaccgaactttttccgttttattttcgatatataaaactttaccgtattatacccgtttttttcctcgccgtttaatacccgtccccgttttttgtgacaatgtatCAAACACAGCTTCATTGAAAGATAAATATTGAAGAAGGAAAcgcatttgatgcatttttctttttcaagttaacaaaagttaaaaaaaaaaagcgcaAAAGGGAAATTtctaagaagaaaatttttgggCTACCATTCGCGTTCTTTTGGAGTTTAAATATCTTACCGTAAATTaaacaatttttgaaactttttaaaataataaatggtAATATGCATCACTTTGTATACAAAGTACCAATCAACAGGggggaagcaaaaaaaattttgtgaaggaaaccgaattaaagtttttaaattttgatatgaatgaaatatcatttttcaacatttttagttttgacaagtaaatttttttttaattttacatatatttttttttcaaattacgGTGAGACCAGGGCCCATGTGGGCCCCCCTTGACTCCTCCGCTGCCTATCAGTAAAAATGAAAGCTCTTTataaatacagaaaaaaagGTAGTgtatgaagtaaaaaaaaactaaaaaaaaggcattttttcttttgaaaaatctttaaaataacttatctcctcctcttttttttttcaataaatatcaATTGTGTGCACCACCTTCGTCCACACAACTCACTCTCTATGTAATTGGCACTGACCCATCGGCCATGGCAGTcgatatttaaaatttattatggTACTTTTTGCTGTGGATGttcattatatttatttaattcattATACTTCATCGTTTTTTTGcctcagtttttctttttttaatttcaaatttgaatgccaTCAAAATTGGATGGTTACTGCCCCGGAACACGAACATGAGCTTGGGGGTTTCGTGCTCTATGCTTCACCTACCAATGAGGTcctttttttattcctttcttAATCTCTGACAGGTCTACCAAGAAAACATTAAAACTTCTCGCTTCAAGAAAAGCCACGAGATCTTTAGAAGGACGCATTTattgttggaacttggaagccaTCAAATTAAGatccaaaatttgtttaaaaatgcaCAAgtaagaataagaaaaaagaaaaatgaaagggaCGCATGTGGAAAAGTTCTTCTGGCAAAGGCATGGCTAAGAAAACTGGAATCTCTTTGCTTTTTTAGATTTTGTCTGCCAGAAGCTTGTATAGCAAACTGATCAGCAAAGTAAAAATGCATACTTAAATATATTTCGTAAAattgaaataatatataaaatgtattgATCTCCATGTTTACACTTTTAAAGCCACATCGTGTTGTTTTAAGTCGATATCAAACCTCATGCTCTGCATGGTGTTAGCTTGGTCTCGATCTTTTCAGTTCATGATTTCGGGCATAAAATGTCCAGAATATCACATTGTAAATCGGCACTCTTAGGCCTATTATAATAAGCCGCTTTCTTATCGGATACATGGAAATCTTTACAACGTCAAATCTTGTACGCAAGCCGTTCACTTTGGAGTGAGCTTGTAATAAGCAACTCCAAGTGACGAATAAAGAAGACAACACTATCCCCATCAACATGGGcagagccaagaattttttgtttaagttaaatttatatatatatatatatatatataaataaagagagagagagagagagagagatgttaatTGTAAGGGAATGTGAAAGGGGATGGTCCCGTGCAATGTTAGCCTTGGAAGGTTCTTAAAGAGGCCATGTGCACCAGCTCCTATATTAAAACAAGATGAAAGTACCCTCACCATCCAGACTCTATCTGTCCTTTTACGACCTGTTTACTTGTTATTAATTACCATCCACTCTTTCATGCGATTCATAAATGGCCCTTGAAAGCAAACCAAATCCTGTCCTTGGATTTGGATGAGTCGATATATTCTAATGTCCAAGTGTTCAAATGCATTTATCTGGATAAGCAAACCAACTGGACACAGACAAGTTGGTGGAATTGGGCCcatgaatttgaatttctgGCGGTGCCAGTTGCAGATTATGTATGACGTCACAGTGAACACGCTCTGTTCACATGCAAAGTCAATTCACCGACCGCCATGAAAGCTTACTTCTTCCTTGCTGCCATCACCACAGTTCGTGAGTTAGGTAAAAGATCAAGAATAAGATCATTTACGACCAAATTGATGATACTACATTCATATTTTACACAGTTTGTGCCAATAATATTACATACCAAACCTTATGGATCATATGAGGACTACTGCTAGTAGTAGAGAACGAGAGAAATATCACGAGGGAGAAGAAAATTGCATGCTACAGAGATTACCAACCAATATTATGATTCAAGAAGCCATGAATAGAGCATTAATATCAATTAAAAGAAAGTGTCGGCGAGCTTCGTCGGTAGAGGAGAGGCGTTCTCATGGCCACTGCGGACCAGGAGGTTGGTACGGCTGCCCGAACGGGTCCGTAGGGGTCGGATCCGTAGGTGGGCAGTAATTTTCaggaggcggcggcggcggcggtggaggtggaggtggaggtggcaGAGAGCAAAGTGCCGGAGGCGGCGGTGGTGAAGGTGGTGGCGGCGGTGGTGGAGaaggtggcggtggtggtgacGGGAAGCAGCTGGCGGTGCGACAGTCCACCGGGTGCGAGTATAAGTGGCACTCCTGCTCGGATCTTTGCGCTGGCCGGTTCGGGATGCAGTTCTGTTGATCTGAGAACTTCACGCCGTGCTCCGGCAGCTCGAGGCAAACAGGAGGCTCGCCATCGAAATAATTGTATGAGTAGGTGAAGTTCCTGAGCCTCGGCAACTCGCAGATGGACTTGGGGATCTCGCCGGTGAGTCTGTTATGGGCCACATTGAGCTGCTCCAGGCTCTTCATGCCTCCGATGGCTTCCGGCAAAGGGCCGACGAACTCATTGAACCCGATGTCGAAAACCGTGGCCTGAGTCAAAGACCCGATCTCCTCGGGAATACAAGAAGTCAGTGAATTGTTGAGCAGCAAGATCTCGTTCAGCGTCGAGCTCATCTTCCCTACGGACTTGGGCAGACACCCTTTGATGTCATTGTTGGCCAATACCACCACGGAAGCCGGCAAATTCCCGAAGTTTTCCGGGATGGCCGACCGGAACTTGTTGTTGTTAACAAACAAAGCATCTAGTTTCAAGTCGAAGAGCTTCTCCGGGAGGCTCCCCTCGAATGCATTGTAACGGATGTCCAGGAACTTGAGCGACGGCAAGCACAATAGGACAGAGGGGAATCTGCCGCAGAACTGGTTGCTGCTCAAGTCAAGCTCAAAGAGTAGCTTGAGGTTCCTGAAGGAATGCGGTATTTCGCCAGAAAACCTGTTGGAGTTGATATGAAACAAGGCCAAATCCGTCAAGAGGCCCAATGCCTCCGGCAAGTGGCCGCCGAGATTGTAATGGTTC
Coding sequences:
- the LOC116246074 gene encoding leucine-rich repeat extensin-like protein 6, giving the protein MVPKFTLLPFCFFLFLFPCSSAQFLNPRLQNAYIALQAWKSAIYSDPKNITGTWTGYDVCSYTGVYCTKAPDDGCTDVVGGIDLNHYNLGGHLPEALGLLTDLALFHINSNRFSGEIPHSFRNLKLLFELDLSSNQFCGRFPSVLLCLPSLKFLDIRYNAFEGSLPEKLFDLKLDALFVNNNKFRSAIPENFGNLPASVVVLANNDIKGCLPKSVGKMSSTLNEILLLNNSLTSCIPEEIGSLTQATVFDIGFNEFVGPLPEAIGGMKSLEQLNVAHNRLTGEIPKSICELPRLRNFTYSYNYFDGEPPVCLELPEHGVKFSDQQNCIPNRPAQRSEQECHLYSHPVDCRTASCFPSPPPPPSPPPPPPPSPPPPPALCSLPPPPPPPPPPPPPPENYCPPTDPTPTDPFGQPYQPPGPQWP